The following are encoded in a window of Nibricoccus aquaticus genomic DNA:
- a CDS encoding type I phosphomannose isomerase catalytic subunit yields MQQFLRFKSLYQDRVWGGRVLETKLGRALPAGRPIGESWEIVDRAEAQSVINGGAFDGLTIRAAIEKDGAAIMGPRWDVARAFPILVKWLDCRERLSLQVHPPAAVAPELKGEPKTENWYIADCAPDSSLIVGLKRGVTREQFERAIHDNTLESCVHRFPVKAGDSILVHSGQIHAIDAGNLILEIQQNSDTTYRVYDWGRLGLDGKPRQMHVNESLKSIRWDDFEPSPVRGENKAAVIADAREFRIRRVPLAAGETLRVSAGEQARILSMVSGRVRGVSDGVEIVRGENVVLPFAGAFAFEAQEAALLLITENFS; encoded by the coding sequence ATGCAACAATTCCTGCGCTTCAAATCACTCTATCAAGACCGCGTCTGGGGCGGGCGTGTTTTGGAAACGAAACTGGGGCGCGCGCTGCCTGCTGGGAGGCCGATCGGGGAGAGTTGGGAGATCGTGGACCGGGCGGAAGCGCAGTCGGTAATCAACGGCGGGGCGTTCGACGGGCTGACGATCCGGGCGGCCATTGAGAAGGATGGCGCGGCCATCATGGGGCCGAGGTGGGATGTGGCGCGGGCGTTTCCTATTTTGGTGAAGTGGCTGGATTGCCGGGAGCGGTTGAGTTTGCAGGTGCATCCGCCGGCGGCGGTCGCGCCGGAGCTGAAGGGGGAGCCGAAGACGGAGAATTGGTACATCGCGGACTGCGCGCCGGATTCGAGTTTGATCGTGGGGCTGAAGCGCGGGGTGACGCGGGAGCAGTTTGAGCGGGCGATCCATGACAACACGCTGGAGAGCTGTGTGCATCGTTTCCCGGTGAAGGCGGGAGACTCGATCCTCGTTCACAGCGGGCAGATCCACGCGATCGACGCGGGGAATTTGATTCTGGAGATCCAGCAGAACTCCGACACGACGTACCGCGTGTACGATTGGGGACGGCTGGGGCTGGACGGGAAACCGCGGCAGATGCACGTCAACGAATCATTAAAATCCATCCGTTGGGACGACTTCGAGCCGTCGCCGGTGCGCGGGGAAAACAAGGCGGCGGTGATCGCGGATGCGCGCGAATTCCGCATCCGGCGGGTGCCGCTGGCGGCGGGGGAAACGCTGCGGGTTTCCGCAGGAGAACAGGCGCGGATTTTGAGCATGGTTTCAGGTCGTGTGCGCGGTGTCTCGGATGGCGTGGAGATTGTGCGCGGGGAGAACGTGGTGCTGCCGTTTGCGGGGGCTTTTGCATTCGAGGCGCAAGAAGCTGCGTTATTGCTCATCACGGAAAACTTCAGTTGA